One window of the Nothobranchius furzeri strain GRZ-AD chromosome 3, NfurGRZ-RIMD1, whole genome shotgun sequence genome contains the following:
- the LOC107385889 gene encoding odorant receptor 131-2, with protein sequence MVPPRGSLKSEGEQDILDMLIVEQFIEVMLSGIRKWIQCHWPMDVTAAVTLAEDHLAAQGWEKRTEGLVTPVLGGLASVSAPQGSCDYIVAHPYQTLEGAISNTGHLPSYLSDTTFTVHQEKSSSEPPLGISIEAANVLRADADDGVTSYLDHAWDCILGEGEQAAEGNNILCCPWINDVGRDATISVSSEEVRSCKRNYQQQERSTVKIGPDRKSKTKAVPEDFITSMNSSFYNHSVSSSLLYRGTTSTIVTVIVVALGIIINYINGTLVHTFRKHQIFYMNPRYILYIHLVLNDTIYLFTSVSMFVFSYTLYNMSVSLCCLFIVVALFTSHNTPLNLALMAVECYIAVCFPLRYAEFCTNKRIYIVIGCVWVFSSLSFMTDMFFYLAKDPFWLFNSIPICNKDKLFSHPVSVQKEEIIYLLYLTIVWFTLIFTYLKIYFAAQAANSANSEQKARNTILLHGFQLLLSMLTYVDPMIKKHFVNVPQYFIELQCFWFIFVHILPRVVSPIVYGLRDRTFRQCLKNYLFCNIRASNKLYHRRKPQLVL encoded by the exons ATGGTTCCACCTCGGGGCAGTCTAAAGTCTGAAGGGGAGCAGGACATACTGGACATGCTGATCGTTGAACAGTTCATCGAGGTGATGCTGAGCGGGATCAGGAAGTGGATCCAGTGTCACTGGCCTATGGATGTGACAGCTGCGGTGACCCTGGCTGAGGACCACCTAGCGGCCCAAGGATGGGAGAAAAGGACAG AGGGACTGGTGACGCCAGTGCTCGgtggccttgcctctgtcagtgcaccccagggtagctgtgactacatcgtagctcatccctacca gactctagaaggtgctatatcaaatacaggccatttaccatcataCCTATCAGACACAACATTCACAGTCCATCAAGAAAAGTCTTCCTCTGAGCCCCCTCTTGGAA tttccaTCGAGGCTGCGAacgtcctcagagctgacgctgatgatggcgtcacttcctacttggatcatgcatgggactgcatcctcggagagggagagcaggcagcagagggcaacaacatcctctgctgcccgtggataaacgacGTAGgacgtgacgccaccatcagcgtcagctctgaggaagttcgcagctgcaaacgaaactatcagcagcaag AACGCTCCACAGTTAAGatagggccagacaggaagtcaaaaacGAAAGCAGT GCCAGAAGATTTCATCACCTCCATGAATTCTTCATTTTATAACCACAGTGTTTCCAGCAGTCTGCTTTATCGAGGCACCACGAGCACAATTGTAACTGTGATTGTTGTTGCTCTTGGCATCATCATCAACTACATCAATGGCACACTGGTTCACACATTCAGAAAACACCAG ATATTCTACATGAATCCTCGTTACATCCTGTACATCCATCTGGTGCTGAATGATACGATATATCTTTTTACATCAGTTAGCATGTTTGTCTTTAGCTACACTTTGTACAATATGAGTGTTTCCCTCTGTTGTCTTTTTATTGTTGTTGCTTTGTTTACCTCACACAACACTCCATTAAACTTAGCTTTAATGGCTGTGGAGTGCTACATTGCTGTATGCTTTCCTCTCCGATATGCTGAATTCTGCACCAATAAACGAATATATATTGTGATTGGTTGTGTTTGGGTTTTTAGCTCACTGTCATTTATGAcggacatgtttttttatttggcaAAGGATCCATTCTGGCTGTTTAATTCAATACCAATATGTAACAAGGATAAACTGTTCAGTCACCCAGTCAGTGTACAAAAAGAAGAGAtaatttatttattgtatttaacAATAGTCTGGTTCACTCTGATCTTTACTTACTTGAAGATCTACTTTGCAGCTCAAGCAGCTAATTCAGCTAATTCAGAACAGAAGGCCAGAAATACAATCCTGCTTCACGGTTTTCAGCTTCTGTTGAGCATGCTAACGTATGTGGATCCTATGATTAAAAAACACTTTGTCAATGTTCCTCAATATTTTATAGAATTACAATGTTTCTGGTTCATCTTTGTCCATATTCTTCCCAGGGTTGTCAGTCCCATTGTGTACGGGTTACGAGACAGGACGTTTAGGCAGTGTTTGAAAAACTATCTGTTCTGTAACATCAGAGCAAGCAATAAACTGTATCACAGAAGGAAACCCCAGCTAGTGCTCTAA
- the LOC107385890 gene encoding odorant receptor 131-2-like, with protein sequence MNSSVNVSVSSSLTYRGATETTVTRNVIVIALGLVINYINGTLLHTFRKHQIFYTNPRYILFIHLVVNDMIQLTTSISLHVFSYIFYNMNASICCFFIVVANFTTQNTPLNLAVMAAECYIAVCFPLRHAELCTVKRTYILISCIWVLSSMSIVPDIFIHLAADPLWFFYYIAYCDKDILFRHPVSLQKRVITYIMSLTIVWFTLLFIYLKIFFTAQAVNLVDGNAKKARNTILLHGFQLLFCMLTYVDPIVKNMIITWPNYLASELRFVWYIFAHILPRFISPIVYGLRDKTFKQYLKNYLLCNIRAGNKFWWLVDHMLVICGMLVKLAVPASNHLFTLLD encoded by the exons ATGAATTCTTCAGTTAATGTCAGTGTTTCCAGTAGTCTGACTTATCGAGGCGCCACGGAAACAACTGTAACTAGAAATGTGATTGTTATCGCTCTCGGCCTCGTCATCAACTACATCAATGGCACACTACTTCACACCTTCAGAAAACACCAG ATATTTTACACAAATCCTCGTTACATCCTGTTCATCCATCTGGTGGTGAATGATATGATCCAACTTACTACATCAATCAGTCTGCATGTATTTAGCTACATTTTCTACAATATGAATGCCtccatctgttgtttttttatcgttGTAGCCAATTTCACCACCCAGAACACTCCATTAAATTTAGCTGTCATGGCTGCGGAATGCTACATTGCTGTATGTTTCCCACTGCGGCATGCAGAGCTCTGCACGGTTAAACGGACATATATTTTGATCAGCTGTATTTGGGTTTTAAGCTCAATGTCAATTGTGCCTGATATATTTATTCATCTTGCAGCAGATCCATTATGGTTCTTTTATTACATAGCATACTGTGATAAAGACATTCTGTTTCGACATCCAGTAAGTTTACAAAAGAGGGTCATTACTTATATAATGAGTTTAACTATAGTTTGGTTCACCCTCTTATTTATCTATCTAAAGATCTTCTTTACAGCTCAAGCAGTTAATTTAGTTGATGGAAATGCAAAGAAAGCCAGAAATACTATCCTGCTTCATGGTTTTCAGCTCTTGTTCTGTATGCTTACGTATGTCGATCCCATAGTAAAAAATATGATAATTACTTGGCccaattacttggcttctgaattacgttTTGTATGGTACATCTTTGCTCACATTCTCCCCAGGTTTATCAGTCCCATTGTGTATGGCCTGCGAGACAAGACATTTAAACAGTATTTAAAAAACTATTTGCTGTGTaacatcagagcaggaaacaaatt
- the LOC107385887 gene encoding odorant receptor 131-2, which yields MNPRYILFIHLVVNDMIQLTTSISLLAFSYVFYNMSSYLCLLIIVVAIFTTMNTPINLAVMALECYIAVCFPLRHAELCTVKRTYILIGGIWVLSSLTIVPDIFLHLATDPLWLFCSLAICEKDNLFQHPVSKPKRTIIFIIYLTLIWLTLVITYLKIFFVAQKAKSTDGSAKKARNTILLHGFQLLLCMLTYADFIIKNSIVATPQILSYITYFLYILIHILPRFVSPIVYGLRDKTFRQYLKNHLLCDIRAGSKLYPSK from the coding sequence ATGAATCCTCGTTACATCCTGTTCATCCATCTGGTGGTGAATGATATGATCCAACTGACAACATCAATCAGCTTGCTTGCCTTCAGCTATGTTTTCTACAATATGAGCTCCTATCTCTGTTTACTCATTATTGTTGTTGCTATTTTTACCACTATGAACACTCCGATAAATTTAGCTGTAATGGCTCTGGAGTGCTACATCGCTGTATGTTTCCCTCTCCGACACGCTGAGCTCTGCACCGTAAAACGAACATATATTCTGATCGGTGGTATTTGGGTTTTGAGCTCATTGACGATTGTGCCTGATATATTTCTTCATCTGGCAACAGATCCTCTATGGTTATTTTGTTCTTTAGCAATCTGTGAAAAGGATAATCTGTTCCAACATCCGGTAAGTAAACCAAAAAGGACCATTATTTTTATCATATATTTAACTTTAATCTGGCTCACTCTCGTCATTACCTACTTAAAAATCTTCTTTGTGGCCCAAAAAGCTAAGTCAACTGATGGAAGTGCAAAGAAGGCTCGGAACACCATCCTGCTTCATGGCTTTCAGCTCCTGTTGTGTATGCTAACATATGCAGACTTTATCATCAAAAATTCCATCGTAGCCACTCCTCAGATCTTATCTTATATAACCTATTTTTTGTACATCTTGATTCACATTCTGCCCAGGTTTGTCAGTCCCATTGTATACGGGCTGCGAGACAAGACTTTTAGACAGTATTTAAAAAACCATCTGCTGTGTGACATCAGAGCAGGAAGCAAACTGTATCCTTCAAAATAA